The following coding sequences are from one Plasmodium knowlesi strain H genome assembly, chromosome: 9 window:
- a CDS encoding protein phosphatase PPM8, putative — protein sequence MEINIVSNVFNLYEKAAPKKKWPLLLTVITLLATASGRVNASSFNSTKESVINEHNNFNGPEDEFNYPDDDPYEDRSLRFGGSRVKFEYLDELNNSFFTENIKKISMLQFPANKPIQDRCFVHEIDMTNEFLEPIGSYQRIKHSEDKYFIKAFEKSAIKYVNTIDHLTGGNYNGHMSNTALERGKGKSTKKGVHREGFAGPSVLGPRPPWDSTELKPTPVGGSLVGSSSTGSSPTWSSSTGSSPTWSSSTGSSPTWSSSTGSSPTWSSSTWSSSTGSSSTGSSPTWSSSTGSSPTWSSSTGSSPTWSSSTGSSSAGSSSMGSSPTWSSSTGSSSTGSSSTGSSSMGSSSTGSSVEMSNPDNGSTTSGSSIQAPSTTKSPQAFVQTKATGKTTEPTTDPMNMDSGEGATEEAAENVPDKETPNAADNATENTSDKVVENVEPVGGDASVKSMEEGSAESAKAPVAENAESTATEATPSTSESMATEASPSTSTPAATEATPSTSASTATEAIPSTSASTATEATPSTSASTATEATPSTSASTATEATPSTSASTATEATPSTSASTATEATPSTSASTATEATPSTSASTATEATPSTSASTATEATPSTSTSANEGAQTGEGSSTQGPSIMKPSDYLNEQEISSKAFERYSQYYDEMRTFNESFLFAAVIDGHGGEVIADIVKRWLGFYVKKQLMEKLRSNDYQILPPSDIVQSLEEAHIQLDNDILRKAKEYFFKGDVKYTRVGSCSISVLMDKNYFYVSNLGDSKGLLIKKDSVVRLNNIQNASEIAERMRLVQEHPDEDDVVMCKRSVKYGNKRITEISNLTPQSAHFQVYNVGRCYVKGRLQCTRSFGDFYLKQKLFSFDYRKNRFLVKEPHSFPYISAIPEVLKIRRTEDDEFLVLLSDGISDHLSEREIYDIVKDYSFSVNKISQILIQTVLAKAALHERMTPRELLMFVPLEKRRKFFDDMSVVIIKLK from the coding sequence atggaaattaaCATTGTAAGTAACGTTTTCAACCTGTACGAGAAGGCCGCgccgaagaaaaaatggccaCTTCTGTTAACGGTTATCACTCTGCTGGCCACGGCATCAGGTCGTGTAAATGCCTCCTCATTTAATTCCACAAAAGAATCAGTAATAAACGAACATAATAATTTTAATGGTCCCGAAGATGAATTCAATTACCCCGATGACGATCCATATGAAGACAGGAGCTTAAGGTTTGGTGGATCTAGGGTGAAATTTGAATATCTGGATGAACTGAACAActccttttttacggagAATATCAAGAAAATTAGTATGCTTCAATTTCCCGCGAATAAACCCATACAGGACAGATGCTTTGTGCACGAAATAGATATGACTAATGAATTCTTAGAACCCATTGGTAGTTACCAAAGGATAAAACATAGTGAGgacaaatattttattaaagCCTTCGAAAAAAGCGCAATTAAATATGTTAACACAATTGATCACCTCACCGGTGGTAATTACAATGGACATATGAGCAACACGGCCCTCGAAAGaggcaaaggaaaaagcacAAAGAAGGGAGTACATAGGGAAGGGTTTGCTGGTCCTTCCGTCTTAGGACCAAGGCCACCCTGGGATTCAACAGAGCTAAAGCCTACTCCGGTAGGTGGATCCCTAGTGGGATCATCATCCACGGGATCATCACCCACATGGTCATCATCCACGGGATCATCACCCACATGGTCATCATCCACGGGATCATCACCCACATGGTCATCATCCACGGGATCGTCACCCACATGGTCATCATCCACATGGTCATCATCAACGGGATCATCATCCACGGGATCATCGCCCACATGGTCATCATCCACGGGATCATCGCCCACATGGTCATCATCCACGGGATCATCGCCCACATGGTCATCATCCACGGGATCGTCATCCGCAGGGTCATCATCCATGGGATCATCGCCCACATGGTCATCATCCACAGGGTCGTCATCCACAGGGTCATCATCCACAGGGTCATCATCCATGGGATCGTCATCTACAGGGTCATCTGTAGAAATGTCTAACCCAGATAATGGCTCGACCACATCTGGGTCCTCGATACAAGCACCCTCGACCACTAAGTCGCCTCAGGCTTTTGTGCAAACGAAGGCAACCGGAAAAACTACAGAACCAACAACCGATCCGATGAATATGGATTCTGGAGAGGGCGCAACAGAGGAAGCAGCAGAAAATGTGCCAGACAAAGAAACACCCAATGCGGCAGACAACGCCACCGAGAACACCTCCGACAAAGTCGTCGAAAATGTGGAACCTGTAGGAGGCGATGCATCGGTGAAAAGTATGGAAGAAGGATCTGCGGAAAGTGCAAAAGCACCAGTTGCCGAAAATGCAGAATCTACCGCAACAGAGGCAACCCCGTCAACCTCAGAATCTATGGCAACAGAGGCATCCCCGTCAACCTCAACACCTGCCGCAACAGAGGCAACCCCTTCAACCTCAGCATCTACCGCAACAGAGGCAATCCCTTCAACCTCAGCATCTACCGCAACAGAGGCAACCCCTTCAACCTCAGCATCTACCGCAACAGAGGCAACCCCTTCAACCTCAGCATCTACCGCAACAGAGGCAACCCCTTCAACCTCAGCATCTACCGCAACAGAGGCAACCCCTTCAACCTCAGCATCTACCGCAACAGAGGCAACCCCTTCAACCTCAGCATCTACCGCAACAGAGGCAACCCCTTCAACCTCAGCATCTACCGCAACAGAGGCAACCCCTTCAACCTCAGCATCTACCGCAACAGAGGCAACCCCTTCAACCTCAACATCTGCTAATGAGGGAGCCCAAACAGGTGAAGGTAGTAGCACACAAGGTCCATCAATAATGAAACCGAGCGATTACCTAAACGAACAAGAAATATCGAGCAAGGCATTCGAGAGGTATAGCCAATATTATGACGAAATGAGAACCTTTAATGAATCATTCCTCTTCGCTGCAGTGATAGATGGTCATGGAGGAGAAGTGATTGCAGACATAGTCAAGAGGTGGCTAGGATTCTACGTGAAGAAACAATTGATGGAAAAGTTAAGAAGTAATGATTACCAGATTTTACCCCCAAGTGATATAGTACAAAGTCTGGAAGAAGCCCACATTCAGCTAGACAATGATATTTTAAGGAAAGCAAAGGAATATTTCTTTAAGGGAGATGTCAAATACACAAGAGTCGGTTCTTGTTCAATCAGTGTCCTCATGGATAAGAACTATTTCTATGTTAGCAACCTAGGAGATTCAAAAGGATTACTAATAAAGAAAGATTCCGTTGTTAGGTTAAATAATATACAGAATGCCAGTGAAATAGCAGAAAGAATGAGATTAGTTCAGGAGCATCCAGACGAAGATGATGTGGTTATGTGTAAAAGATCAGTGAAAtatggaaataaaagaatcACTGAAATTTCTAACTTAACTCCACAAAGTGCACATTTTCAAGTGTATAATGTTGGACGATGTTATGTGAAAGGAAGATTACAATGCACAAGGAGTTTTGGAGATTTTTACTTGAAGCAGAAACTTTTTTCATTCGATTACAGGAAAAATAGATTCCTCGTTAAGGAGCCACACTCCTTTCCTTACATTTCTGCCATTCCCGAAGTACTTAAAATAAGGAGAACTGAGGATGATGAATTTCTCGTGTTGTTATCTGATGGTATTTCGGATCACTTAAGTGAGAGGGAAATATACGACATCGTGAAAGACTACAGTTTCTCTGTGAATAAGATATCGCAGATTCTGATTCAGACCGTTTTAGCCAAGGCCGCCCTGCACGAGCGCATGACCCCCAGGGAATTGTTGATGTTCGTTCCCCTcgagaagagaaggaagttctTCGACGATATGTCGGTGGTTATCATTAAGTTGAAGTGA
- a CDS encoding regulator of chromosome condensation, putative, whose translation MGNGQGKNRLIVHGTNEFLIEKKQKFSLINIKNSSNIKDIYNGPNNLIIIYENDDFEIVGLNNYGQLGLGDKKNRIKLTINPILSKQKVRKVSCGDAHIIALMWNHNVFVWGNNNYGQLGIGNNTDEISMPLLIYFQEKIIDIACGKNHSLFLTECEDGNARGHLGASEVKVREEGGTSPCVMKGKKQVGSGYLKGIDININDGEEDDNGEEENDVEEDDQTDDDDADDIPNDCVDSRADFCGDRPNCHILACGCGEDGKLGFKDEENVYFPKKIELRKKIKITSIHAGYNHSALLTSKGRLYTWGGCRDGELGIRSNKSSYKIKKIDIPEKDKVVKVSLGKLYSACLTKNHIFYIWGNNIRGIKKMNNMANVRIRHFACNDDNIIILTENEKLFLFDSSKKVQCMNKLLNTKLEHNKKVNNNLIKYNSVGNGRNYLYAYISMGTKDDVSVKDEHINVGENCEDPHLVERTTSTTTNLEEQKMFCPMNMEAKFGETEMTGSLSCQILANEGVHLVDSLDNATTKNGISFSGTGGGIKMGNVDDYAMRTKKELKKGERYEGERRDEKRDAVGAGQTGVEEEYTFSRGCDAKDELEKKQYTEEEVYADVSPFEINKEGHSLRTFVKFRKSKNKMGQNHSYLQGVCEVEKKRADKSSTTEGNNIHHNLCHNQRWKKKEAKHRDGVGDHFIQNGSYMKINSINAEDVTMGGDYILNHTEHIINRNRHCLNLLSLDGELGLQEDIFGHRKGRNGQRRNQSNRKYGARHPTSIMGEDQYAQLNIVLLQELKKQKKINVVYCHLLNRLQRELNQLKEEKKKFKRKISNLQKFANLKRNVAPEGGQENKGVNLHLCLDGGAKKGVCVASCNGYAGGENYVHLGGAHNDEDGGNHDGPYDRCHDNGNNGGTFSLNQSADLINLTSENAPGVPNNLQVLDEVAPDLFVKRKDDHNDKLNNIPIFFLHS comes from the exons ATGGGAAATGGACAGGGGAAAAATCGGCTTATCGTTCACGGAACGAAT GAATTCTtaatagaaaagaaacagaaatttTCTCTgattaacataaaaaattcatcaaaCATTAAGGATATATACAACGGGCCAAATAACCTAATAATTATATACGAAAATGATGACTTTGAAATCGTCGGTTTAAATAATTATGGACAGCTGGGTCTGGGCGACAAAAAGaatagaataaaattgaCCATCAAcccaattttatcaaaacaGAAAGTACGAAAGGTATCATGTGGGGATGCGCATATCATTGCCTTGATGTGGAACCACAATGTTTTTGTCTGGGGAAATAATAACTATGGACAATTAGGCATCGGAAATAACACGGATGAAATTTCTATGCCACTTCTCATTTATTTTCAAGAAAAAATCATAGACATTGCGTGTGGTAAGAAccactccctttttttaacagaATGTGAAGATGGAAATGCTAGGGGCCATTTGGGTGCATCCGAGGTAAAGGTgagggaagaaggaggaacatCCCCCTGTGtaatgaaggggaagaagcaaGTGGGCTCAGGCTACCTCAAAGGAATTGACATAAATATTAATGATGGGGAGGAAGACGACAAtggtgaagaggaaaatgacgTGGAGGAAGATGATCAAACGGATGACGACGATGCAGACGATATTCCGAACGACTGCGTCGATTCCCGTGCAGATTTCTGTGGTGATCGGCCCAATTGTCATATCCTCGCCTGTGGCTGCGGGGAAGACGGAAAACTGGGCTTCAAAGACGAGGAAAATGTGTACTTCCCCAAAAAAATcgaattaagaaaaaaaattaaaattactAGCATACACGCCGGCTACAACCATAGTGCTCTACTAACGAGCAAAGGAAGGTTATACACCTGGGGGGGATGCCGAGATGGTGAGTTGGGCATAAGAAGCAACAAGTCCagttacaaaataaaaaaaattgatataCCCGAAAAGGACAAAGTAGTGAAGGTATCCCTAGGGAAATTATACTCAGCCTGTTTAACGAAAAATcatattttctacatttgGGGTAATAACATTcgagggataaaaaaaatgaacaacatgGCCAATGTGCGCATCAGACATTTTGCATGCAATGATGATAATATTATCATATtgacagaaaatgaaaagttgtTTTTATTCGATTCTTCCAAGAAGGTTCAATGTATGAATAAACTCCTGAATACAAAATTGGAACATAATAAAAAGGTAAACAATAACCTTATTAAATACAACTCTGTGGGAAATGGACGAAACTATTTATATGCCTATATCAGTATGGGCACGAAAGATGATGTTAGCGTCAAGGATGAACATATTAATGTGGGAGAAAATTGTGAGGACCCCCATTTGGTGGAGCGTACAACAAGTACAACTACTAACTTGGAGGAACAGAAAATGTTCTGCCCCATGAATATGGAAGCAAAGTTCGGAGAAACCGAAATGACGGGGTCACTCTCTTGTCAGATTCTTGCGAACGAAGGTGTCCATCTTGTGGATTCCCTGGATAATGCAaccacaaaaaatggaatatctTTTTCAGGCACAGgaggaggaataaaaatggggaatgTAGATGATTATGCAATGcggacaaaaaaagaacttaaaaagggagaaaggtACGAAGGGGAGAGGAGGGATGAAAAGCGTGATGCAGTAGGAGCGGGGCAAACTGGAGTAGAGGAGGAATACACATTCTCCCGAGGGTGCGATGCAAAGGAcgaattggagaaaaaacaatatACGGAGGAAGAGGTATATGCCGACGTGTCCCCCTTTGAAATTAATAAGGAAGGGCACTCCTTAAGAACATTCGTCAAATttaggaaaagtaaaaacaaaatgggacAAAACCATTCGTATTTGCAGGGAGTGTgcgaagtggaaaaaaaaagagcagacAAAAGCAGCACTACTGAGGGCAATAATATACACCATAATTTATGCCATAATcagaggtggaaaaaaaaggaagcgaaGCACAGGGATGGTGTAGGAGATCACTTCATCCAAAATGGAAGCTACATGAAGATAAATTCGATAAACGCAGAAGATGTAACTATGGGAGGGGACTACATACTGAACCACACGGAGCACATCATTAACAGGAATAGGCATTGTTTAAATCTCCTATCACTGGACGGCGAACTGGGGTTACAGGAGGACATTTTTGGACACAGAAAAGGACGGAATGGACAAAGGAGAAATCAATCTAACCGTAAATACGGAGCAAGGCATCCCACGTCGATTATGGGGGAAGATCAATACGCACAATTAAATATCGTGCTACTGCAGGAActgaagaaacagaaaaaaataaacgtcGTTTACTGCCACCTGCTGAATAGGCTCCAGAGGGAGTTAAACcagttgaaggaggaaaaaaaaaaatttaagaggAAAATTTCGAATTTGCAGAAATTTGCAAATTTAAAGCGAAATGTAGCCCCGGAGGGAGGACAGGAAAATAAAGGCGTTAATTTACATTTGTGCTTGGATGGGGGTGCGAAAAAAGGTGTTTGCGTTGCTTCGTGTAATGGTTATGCTGGAGGGGAAAATTACGTGCATTTGGGGGGTGCACATAATGATGAGGATGGAGGAAACCACGATGGCCCCTATGATCGCTGTCATGACAACGGAAATAACGGGGGCACTTTTTCGCTAAACCAATCTGCGGACCTAATAAATCTCACAAGCGAAAACGCGCCAGGGGTCCCAAACAATTTGCAGGTTTTGGACGAAGTAGCCCCCGATTTGTTTGTCAAGAGGAAAGATGACCATAATGATAAACTGAACAatattccaattttttttttgcatagtTAG
- a CDS encoding condensin-2 complex subunit D3, putative yields MEKGGKRKMKDDRVGKDEQEGNEKKKKKSKMEANPTNDKIHSCLNIHNNILKKMLNENKRNFEKMDNEETMYKKIKASITSLNVSSVLMDHYDSFIYYEKNKIDFLLPELDNIVNSSNLDVLKGLSELCFYPIYHETLRKRVLEWLAKDRGKKQSDKEDTENMNMSYWFSLNLLLTYLIYKNDEYSSYSSLVHLNLLQWMHLDKRRLHFRLFTLKGILKRFVTCSFYFNDQGMSKVKKVDIEDVKNEKEWIVLKNVFMALHESIEYLDVSNLVNINDKNCIFELIKFFLELLKKPLIHCIHILCINYLIRIVRRCYDLRFSYNINVELYDIGPEVNIFVKIVNLIFAKILLLLKETRMEDNTYSIDHINKMNNLIILFFTNVVNSCIRVIVPEVLFNEKLKREYLSAREGTSSVENQVFFEDQIVANACNPVFSFIEIFIINNHDWSERNLFLDLIKTLVKLCRKIESKYNIMRIICDEYMLFVKGDDSKKRDARFLDKNYLRVRKISKKRIDSSASFTLEDDCSSSMCSESEEDLYEGGEAEEYTMPGVSSDEADNADPIDGAEENREQIPPESHRRKKRKTNIWATKNRIQNRRTSILVMDHKSYTITYESVMVRYLNILIKYINCEKYQIRGIILDLFLALMKKKKTNKNESIFLKLFKLFLERLEDPNMVVRAKALSILGILTNRKYHENNSLVYKFIFNKTKEKINMYKIISGNILSHKSNIRKLTVQYIEAIFETLIGKKLSYKLFLIFISNYMYCLSLDAMSSVRRQVLLTVNNLFVNASEDLYIAKMWLSIILVAITDIEETVKDEAISIFLNTFIKSAFQCPILKASEKRIKDVLDKNKIIYFRGTHQSRSLCSSGHCDPGEADHERGSTFTSDMIIPTEGDFQSTEERKKSENKDNINECDKNNNGVLLLIDTWKTYFDEEVTNYFLTLLRTMTKYDLQNFNLIILCLKRKKNNSLEEFISLLNSFMYNLRYFSIKMWNIFLLDFVIELSKEYRHSVNIGNILFLLSRCYRVYLLSTAGGKPIHMDSSNGDSGNEMVKENAGEDRLIEEPTDDILTKDDLMDEVSTCSKGVLKNIMLKLFTIVYNLLDTIEELNEDFMKNLEHAIFNFNCPLCLIYIILNILIKKKKDNVSEFIEKLKYKICFFFEIVESVPHDMVFCNILITFIFLMKHFKKGDMMPFLTTASQKLKKIYDQAISKGTDDHNSIMVRNCIYLTQSILLIDKGVNIRNDLFLNIERDLKNGNTSMNMLNNLIILTYYMIINFGSSCNKFVYILLRFFKHENSFIRYLSFYMISKLISEDYIKFSNHFFFAFLYLLADKNETIQKQSLSVFKHILLIYNKANLINYIIEFIFVLNNFYQFKLSKHLANMANSYEIKDKKDRYIIYHFLLENLNNSEKFSLQQKLINDYLIQYVYNYDNFYFCEEDVNEKKNGNRRNVIPLNDDDNEGAVLQDVLNILSSKLMKIKIKKDFTKLEEKNKNLKFKNVENSVKVLNDLMKNILKKNTLPILLSLRAIMLKAKSFFYKNINNLIIYLCLDYRDSLDDLIPEVHVRNEIANDLQNFIYVDLIQLHTDQDDPFRTNNKVVNINVNFLELSQNQFIEENLEREHQLQMQKRPAADYHHSDSESEYEEVHNVLHGIHDLPGDSSRKKSARSRRK; encoded by the exons atggaaaagggcgggaagagaaaaatgaaggatgaTAGGGTCGGAAAAGATGAACAGGAAGgcaacgaaaaaaagaaaaaaaaaagtaaaatggaGGCGAACCCGACAAACGATAAGATCCACAGCTGTCTGAACATTCACAACAatatactgaaaaaaatgcttaacGAGAACAAacgaaattttgaaaaaatggacaatgaGGAGactatgtacaaaaaaataaaggctAGCATTACTTCGCTCAATGTGTCAAGTGTTCTAATGGACCACTATGATTCGTTTATTTACTacgaaaagaacaaaatcgacttccttcttcccgaGTTGGATAATATAGTTAATTCGTCCAACTTGGATGTTCTCAAGGGCCTAAGCGAGTTATGCTTTTACCCAATTTACCACGAAACG CTGAGAAAAAGAGTACTCGAATGGCTAGCCAAAGACCGTGGGAAGAAACAAAGCGATAAGGAAGATACCGAGAATATGAACATGTCTTATTGGTTTAGTCTGAATCTCCTCCTGACGTATttgatttacaaaaatgatgagTACTCCAGTTATTCATCCCTAGTTCATCTGAATTTGTTGCAG TGGATGCACCTTGACAAAAGAAGGTTACACTTCCGCCTTTTTACACTGAAAGGAATTCTCAAACGCTTCGTGACTTGCTCCTTCTACTTCAACGACCAAGGAATGTCGAAAGTGAAGAAGGTGGACATCGAGGATGTGAAAAATG AGAAAGAATGGATTGTcctaaaaaatgtattcatgGCTCTACACGAAAGCATAGAATATCTAGATGTAAGCAACTTGGTGAACATTAACGATAAGAATTGTATCTTTGAGTTaatcaaattttttctcGAATTATTAAAGAAGCCACTAATTCATTGTATCCATATATTATGCATTAACTACCTCATAAGAATAGTGAGAAGATGTTACGACTTGAGGTTCTCTTACAACATCAACGTAGAGCTGTATGACATCGGCCCGGAGGTTAATATCTTTGTAAAAATAGTGAACCtaatttttgcaaagatATTATTACTCTTGAAGGAGACAAGGATGGAAGATAATACATACTCTATTGATCAcattaataaaatgaataacttaattattttgtttttcacgAACGTTGTAAACAGTTGCATTCGAGTCATTGTTCCTGAAGTGCTTTTTAACGAGAAGTTAAAACGGGAATACTTGTCTGCCAGGGAAGGGACTTCATCTGTGGAGAATCAAGTGTTCTTCGAGGATCAGATTGTGGCAAATGCAT GCAATCCTGTGTTCTCCTTCATCGAAATATTTATCATTAACAACCATGACTGGAGCGAAAGGAATCTCTTCCTCGACTTAATCAAAACGTTAGTGAAGTTGTGCAGGAAAATAGAAAGCAAATACAATATCATGCGAATTATATGCGATGAGTACATGCTCTTCGTTAAGGGGGACGACAGTAAGAAGAGAGATGCTAGATTTTTGGATAAGAACTATTTAAGGGTTCGGAAAATTAGCAAAAAGAGGATCGACTCCAGTGCATCTTTCACGCTGGAGGATGATTGCAGCTCATCCATGTGTTCCGAGTCGGAGGAAGATTTATACGAAGGGGGGGAAGCGGAGGAGTACACGATGCCTGGCGTATCGAGTGACGAAGCGGACAACGCCGATCCGATCGATGGTGCGGAGGAAAATCGGGAACAAATCCCCCCAGAGAGCcacaggaggaagaagagaaaaacgaaTATATGGGCAACGAAAAATAGAATACAAAACAGGAGAACGTCCATCCTTGTAATGGATCATAAAAGCTACACCATCACCTACGAGTCGGTGATGGTGAGGTATCTTAATATtcttataaaatatataaactgCGAAAAGTATCAAATAAGGGGTATCATTCTGGACCTATTCTTAGcattaatgaagaaaaaaaaaacgaacaaaaatgagTCGATTTTCttgaaattatttaaattatttttagaaAGGTTAGAAGACCCTAACATGGTTGTCAGGGCAAAGGCACTATCCATTTTGGGAATCTTAACGAATAGAAAATATcatgaaaataattcactTGTCTATAAGTttatatttaataaaacGAAGGAGAAGATTAACAtgtacaaaataatttcaggAAATATTCTTAGTCATAAAAGTAACATTCGAAAACTTACGGTGCAATATATAGAGGCTATTTTCGAAACTCtcataggaaaaaaattaagctataaattatttttaatttttatttctaattaTATGTACTGTTTGTCCCTAGACGCCATGTCATCTGTGAGAAGACAAGTTCTTCTGACGGTtaataatttatttgttAATGCTAGTGAAGATTTGTATATAGCGAAAATGTGGCTGTCCATCATCTTGGTTGCCATAACGGATATAGAAGAAACGGTAAAAGATGAAGCCATTTCAATTTTCTTAAATACATTTATAAAATCTGCTTTTCAGTGCCCCATTTTGAAAGCAAGcgagaaaagaataaaagatgTTCtggacaaaaataaaataatatattttaggGGAACTCATCAATCACGATCGCTCTGTTCAAGTGGGCACTGCGATCCTGGGGAGGCTGATCACGAGAGGGGGTCCACATTTACCAGTGATATGATAATACCAACAGAGGGAGATTTCCAATCTacggaggaaagaaagaaaagcgaaaataaGGATAACATAAATGAGTGCGACAAAAATAACAACGGAGTGCTACTTCTTATAGACACATGGAAGACTTACTTCGATGAAGAAGTAACGAACTATTTTCTAACCTTACTGCGGACGATGACCAAGTACGACCTACAAAACTTCAACCTCATTATTTTATGCCTCAAGCGGAAGAAGAATAACAGTTTAGAAGAATTTATCAGTCTGTTAAATTCCTTTATGTACAACTTGCGCTACTTTTCCATCAAAATGTGGAATATTTTCTTGCTCGATTTTGTTATAGAATTATCGAAGGAGTACCGGCACAGTGTGAACATCggaaatattcttttcctcctgagCAGGTGCTACAGGGTGTATCTGCTGAGCACTGCGGGGGGGAAACCTATCCACATGGATAGCAGTAATGGGGATAGTGGTAACGAAATGGTCAAGGAGAACGCCGGTGAGGATCGCCTAATCGAGGAACCCACGGACGATATCCTCACGAAGGATGACTTAATGGATGAGGTAAGCACATGTAGCAAGGGTGTCCTAAAAAACATCATGCTGAAGCTTTTTACGATCGTTTATAACTTACTAGATACGATAGAAGAGCTGAATGAAgattttatgaaaaatttggaacatgccatttttaatttcaatTGTCCTCTGTGTCtaatttatattattttaaacattttgattaagaagaaaaaagataacGTGAGCGAATTTATTGAAAAGCTAAAATATAAgatttgcttcttcttcgaaATTGTAGAATCTGTTCCGCACGATATGGTTTTCTGCAACATTTTAATCACGTTCATATTTCTGATGAAGCATTTTAAGAAAGGCGATATGATGCCATTTTTGACcacagctagccaaaagctaaaaaaaatctaCGATCAAGCAATAAGCAAGGGGACAGACGACCATAACAGTATCATGGTAAGGAACTGTATCTATCTAACCCAAAGTATTTTACTAATAGACAAGGGAGTAAATATCAGAAACGATTTATTTTTGAACATTGAaagggatttaaaaaatggaaacaccTCCATGAATATGCTGAATAATCTAATTATCTTGACTTACTACATGATCATAAATTTCGGAAGTTCATGCAACAAATTTGTATACATCCTTCTACGTTTTTTCAAACATGAAAATAGTTTTATTCGTTATTTGTCTTTTTATATGATATCAAAATTAATATCCGAGGATTACATAAAGTTTAGcaaccattttttcttcgcattTTTGTACCTCCTGGCGGATAAGAACGAAACGATACAGAAGCAATCCCTGTCCGTTTTTAAGCACATCCTTTTGATATATAATAAGGCGAATTTAATCAACTACATCATTGAGTTCATCTTTGTGCTGAATAACTTTTACCAATTCAAGTTGAGTAAGCATTTGGCAAACATGGCGAACAGTTACGAAATAAAGGATAAGAAGGACCGATACATCATATATCACTTTCTCCTTGAAAACCTGAACAATAGTGAGAAGTTTTCTCTCCAACAGAAATTAATTAATGACTACCTAATACAGTATGTCTATAattatgataatttttacttCTGCGAAGAAGAtgtaaatgaaaagaaaaatggaaacaggAGAAATGTGATCCCCTtgaatgatgatgataatgaAGGAGCCGTCTTACAAGATGTCCTAAATATTTTATCATccaaattaatgaaaataaaaataaaaaaagatttcaccaaattggaagaaaaaaacaaaaatctcaaatttaaaaatgtggagaATAGTGTTAAAGTTTTAAATGacttaatgaaaaatattttaaaaaaaaataccctcCCGATTTTGTTGTCCCTGAGGGCAATTATGCTTAAGGCCAAATCTTTTttctacaaaaatataaataatttgatTATTTACCTTTGTCTGGATTATCGAGATTCTCTAGATGACCTAATCCCAGAGGTTCATGTTAGAAATGAGATTGCAAATGACTTACAAAATTTCATCTACGTAGACTTAATCCAATTGCACACTGATCAGGATGATCCCTTTCGGACGAACAACAAGGTCGTTAATATCAATGTGAATTTTCTGGAGTTGTCTCAAAACCAGTTCATCGAGGAGAACCTGGAACGGGAACACCAACTTCAGATGCAGAAAAGGCCCGCCGCTGATTATCACCACAGCGACAGCGAAAGCGAGTACGAGGAGGTCCACAATGTGCTCCACGGGATTCACGACCTTCCGGGCGATTCCTCCAGGAAAAAGAGTGCGCGAAGTAGGCGCAAATAA